GCACGTCATCGGCACGCTCAAGGAAACCGTGGTGGGCAACGTGTCCACGCACGACGGGATCGCGTGGAACGTCACGGAGACGCTTCTCCTGCTCGTCGAACACCGCTCATCGGTCCTTGGGCCGGAGCCTGGGATGGCGTCGCAGGACGGGCCCTCCGCCAACGTGTCCGGATTCGTGTGGTACCGCCAGGCCGATCTCGCCCCGCTGTATGCGCGCAAGTCCGTGCACATGGTCCGGACCTGGAACGTGTCCTCGCCCGAGGACATGTCGACCTTCGATCACATGTGGCTGAACGGGACGTACACGCTGACGTACGACGCGGGGACCGAGGTCTGGTTCCACCCCGGGCTGACCGTGCTTCGGTTCCCCCTGGCCGAGAACGTGACCTACAACGTGACCTCGAACGCGACGATCCACACGTGGTCCTCGTTCAAGGTGAACGGACCGAACGTCACCTGGGGGACGGACCACTTCGCGACCTTCACGGTTCCCATCGGCCTCACCCTCCGGACGGGCCAATTCGAGAACGTGACGACGCCCGCGGGGACCTTCCGGGCCCTGCCCGTCTCCGCCTACCGTAGGCCGTTCGTGCCGCCGACAGAGGACCGCGACGCAAACGTGGTGACCAACCTGACCCTGGAAACGGATTGCGAGACGCCCCACGCCTTCGCAACCGCGTGGTTCAGCGCTCAGGCCGGGAACGTGGTCCGGGCGGACCTCGGCCTGGGCGGGTTCGAAGGCCCGCGGATTGTGCTGACCCTGGTCGCCTACAGCTCCGGCTAGAGGCGACCCCCGCACCCGCCACCCGAGCTTCCAGCACGTGCGACGACCCGCCTTCCGCAGCAGGCCATCCCGCGGCCTGCACCTGATGGCCCTGTCACGCGGGCGGCGCGGGGCGGCTCAGGGAGAAAACAAATGCCGCCCGGCGGCGTTGTTGCCGACAAGCCCGGGCGGCGTTGTAGAGGGATGCTTGTACCGGACCAACGACGCTCCGTGGCTATACGCCTTTGTCTCAGGCAGTCGAAGCGCGAGAACTGTGGCGGAAGACGATGGGCGCGACGGCGGGCATCATCCCGTACTCGAAACGTGCGGGAGGGAAGAGGTCAGCCGGGGGCGGGTTAATGGGCTGGTGACTCCGAAGGCCATGGGAGCCGACACTCGGTTGGCGCCGGTGTTCATCCAGGGTAGTTCCGCGGCCGCATCATGGCGACCTTCAGCGCGCCCCCTCTCCTCGCGTCGATCCACCCAGGCATGCTCGGTGGCTTCCTCCGTACGAATACGCCTGTCCTTCCTCGCCTCGCGAGCGTGCCTTCATTCAGCCTTTCGTTCCTCGTCCTCTTGCGGATCCACGAGCCGCAGGCGCAGGGCCGTCGGGGTGCCTTGGCCTCCTTCCCGCCCAGGTCCCTTGGCCAGGGCGGACCCTCGTTCATACGGTATGAGTCGAGCTTCAATATAGTCCTTCGACGCATAGCGAATCGTGCAGTCCACGAAGAAGGGGTTCTGGGACAACTTCACGTTCCGAGAAGACCGGCTCATCGTCGACGGATTCATCGTCTCGCTCCTCTTCGGAGTGCTCCTCGCGACCCTCGTGTCCCTGTCCCTCTCGGCATCTCCGCTTCGGCAGCACACGTACTTGGACTGGATCTTCTGGCCCGTGCTCGCCTTGCCGGTCCTCGTCTTCTTCGTGGCTTTCGTCCTCAGGACCTGGATGAAGCGTCGGAGGACGTGGTTCCCCGTCCATGGGAGCTAGCGCGGCTCCCCGTCGACGCGCGTGACGATGCCGGTTGGCTCCGATTCTCGTGGGCACCGGAGCAGCTGGAAATTCAGGTGGCGGATGCGGCGGCCGCCGCGACGGGTTGCAGCGGCCCTGCGCGGTCTTGGACGAGAAAATGAGGACGGAGGGCCCGCAGGCCCTCGTCCCTTCACGCCTTCGTCAGGCTCGGCCGCGTCTCCGTCCGTCGGACTCCGTGGACCTTCTGGATCTCGCGGATCACGGACTGCTGCAGGGCGTTCGGGTCCTTCGCGCCGATGCGGGCGATCACGTTGTACTCGCCCGTCGTCCCGATGAGCCGCTGGACGCACGGCACTTCCTGGAGCTCCTGCATGGCCCGCTCCGCGTCCACGGCGCGGATCAGGGTCCAGCCGTTGACGGGTTCTTCGGCCTCCTTCGTGCGGTGCCAATTCTCGAAGCCCGGGGTACAAGAACTTCAGGCGGACGGTGTCGCCGGGTTGCAGCGCCAGCGGCCTCGCGGACCCCGGGCGGTCCTGCGGACGGACCCGAGGGTCCGGTATCGCTCCCATCCGGCGGGAAACCGTGGGACACGGTTGAAAAAGCTTTGTCAACCGCAGAGCCATGGGTCTTTGTTGGGGCCACGGTCCATTCGTCGGAGGCGGCGCCCTCCGGTGTCACGTGTTCCCGATGGCACATCGCCTCTGGCATCGGCTCTCCACGGCACGTTCGGAGGACGGCGGTCGCAGCTTGGCCTTTGTCAAGTCGCCACCTGCTCCTCCCATGAAGCCGTCGCAACGACGGTGCGTGTCTCGTTCGACGACATCTTGCCGGCCCGTGCCGAGCACGTCGCGAAGAAAGCCGATCACCGGCTGTCCGGTCCCGGACAATCCCGGGCCTACGGGACCAGGGTCACCAACGGTCGTTCTATGGGAACGGACCGGAGTTGCTCGAGGACGTCCCCGAAGGGGACGTGATCCGTCCAGAGACGCCCCGTGGTCCGAAGGGTCTTCTCCTGCTCCCGGAGATGCCGCGTCCACATCTCCCGATCCTTCTTCCATCGGACCCGCTCCTCCCAGCTCTGCAGGTGATCGAGCCGGTCGCGCTTGAACCGTTCCACCTCCCGCCGGCAACGCTCGACCCGTGCGAGGGAGACACGCTCCCACAACGGGTCGTCCTCGGAGAGGCAGAACACGGTCCACGCCTCCTCGCCGGAACCGATGACCTCCGCGTACTCCGAGGAGGTGTCGGCGCACGCGCGGATCCGACAGCCCTCGTGCCGCCCCAGGAACGCCGCCACGAGCTCCACGAGCCGCGCGTCCCTCGCGGCGCCGTTTGGCCCACGATCCGGCTCGAACCACCGGAGGTACGTCTCCAGTCGAGAGATTGCATCCTCGCGGACCTCGCCGAAGTTGGCGGGATCCCAGAAGATCCAGATGTCGAAGAGCTCCCGATGACCGGCGCAGTAGAGGATGGACGGCCCCTTACAGGGGCGCACGCGCAAGGCCGAAGGCGCCATCCGATGCCCCCGGGGAGAAGCAGGTTGGAGCTCGGCGATCTCACGCAGCGTGTGAGCCTCGGAAGTGCGGACCGCGGCGTCCATCGATTCTCGCTCGGGAGCCACCCGCACCAACCAGGGGGCGGTCCCCCGAGTTCTCCCGCCCCGCGTCTCCGGCGCTCGCTTCGTGGACATCCACACCCTGCCTCCGTATATAGTATGGCGCCCGGGGAATATATAAGTATATTTGGATACCCCAGGACGGTGAGGGAAGGACCGTTCAGGAGGGGGTCCGATCGGTCATGCCGCGCACGTCACGCGGGCTGTCGAGACGCATGCGGGAACAGAATTCAGGCCGTCATCGCACCCGTGGTAGGATTCGGAGCGAGGACGCGGAGGCGCATCATCACAAGGAGGTACGCGGCGAGCCAGACGTCGGTGAGGGCGGTGCCCACGCGCACGAGCGACCGGTAGTCCTCAGGTTGGCGAAGGCCGACGAAATAGCCGACGGCAAACGCCGCGAGGATGTGGGTGCAGGCATCGTGGTGGATTGCAGTCATGCCACCTCACGAGGACAAGCGGTCTACGGGGATTCGAGGGTTCCGTCGTTGCCCAACAGAAGCCGTCGCAACTTTGCCCTTACGTCACGAGCCTGCGGTAGGCGCGACCTCCGAGCAGGATGAGGACCACGTTGAAACCAATGAGCACACCAAAGTCCATGCCCAGGCTGTAGTTCCCAATCCCCGGGGTCACCATGAGAATCCGGCAGGCGTCGACCATGTACGTGAGCGGGTTCACGGAGGCGACCGGCTGCAGCCACGTGGGGATGATGTTGATGGGATAGATCGCAGAGCTCGCAAAGAACAGGGGCATCGTGAGCAGCTGCCCGATCCCCATGAATCGCTCCCGGGTCCTCACGAGGGCCGCGATGATCAGCGAGAACGTCGCGAACAGGGCCGCGCCGAGGAACACGATCACAATGACGCCGAGTAGGGCGAGCGGGTTCAAGTTGACGTGGACCCCCAAGGCGAATGCGAGAGCGTAGATGACCAGAACCTGGGAGAGCGCGCGCACCCCGGCGGCGAGCGCCTTGCCAAGGACAAGCGCCGTGCGGGGCGTGGGGGTCACCATGAACTTGTGGATGATGCCGAGATCTCGCTCCCAGATGGCGGCGATGCCGTAGAAGATGGCGACGAACAAGACGCTCTGGGCCAGGATTCCGGGGGCCAGGAAATCGAGATAGGAGCTGTACCCCGTCTTCATTAACCCCAGGGTGGTCATCGTCTCCCCAAAGACGACGAGCCACAGGGCAGGCTGAACGGCGCGCGTCAGCAGCTCCGTGGGGTCGTGGCGCAGCTTCTGGGCCTCCAAGGCCACGATTGCAAGGGTCTTCCTCACATATCCACGCAGGAGGGCGGGGAATTCGACGAACGGGCCCGGGATCCCAGGCAGCCGAACGTGTTCGTCAACCAAGCCGCCGGGCAAGGCGCCGGGTTCGTGCAGCGTCACGGAACGTACCTCCTGAGTCCATCACTCCGCCCGAGTAGTGGGAGAAAACCTCATCGAGGGTCACATGCTCGGCCCCCGTCTCCCGGGCCACGCCCGCCTCGAGCTGCGCGGGCGTTCCCAAGGCCGCCATCTTCCCGAGGTGCATCACCGCGACCCGGTTGCAGAGCTTCTCCGCCTCGTCCATGTAGTGCGTGGTGACCAGGATCGTCGTCCGGTATTCGTCCCGGAGGGTGCGGATGTGGTCCCAGACCGCCTCGCGGGCCAGGGGATCCAAGCCCACCGTGGGCTCGTCCAGGAAAAGGAGGCGCGGCCGGTGGATCATGGATTGGGCGATCTCGAGGCGACGGACCATGCCGCCGGAGTACGTGCGGACGAGGCGGTCGGCGGCATCCGTCAAGCCCATCATGTCCAGCGAATCCCGCACGCGCGCCTTGATTTCTCCGGACGGGATGTCGTACAGTCGGGCGAACACGAGGAGGTTTTCGTACCCCGTTACGCTCCCGTCCGCGGACAGGAGCTGGGGGACGTACCCGATGCTTCGCCTCACATCCGTGGCTCGGTGCACGATGTCGAACCCGGCCACCGTGGCGGAGCCCGAGGTGGGCGGGAGGAGGGTCGCGAGCATCTTGATCACGGTCGTCTTGCCCGCCCCGTTGGGCCCGAGCAGGCCAAACGTCTCTCCCTCGGCGACGGAGAGCGTGAAATCGTCCACCGCGGTCAGCCCGTTGAATCGTTTGGTCAAGCCATGCGTCTCCAGGACGGGCAAAGGCTCAGCCTCCCGTGGGAACCGCCACGGTCAGGGAGGGCACGAACAGGGGCCGGAGGATTTCCATGGACTCGATGACCCGCGCCCGCTCGTCTCCGGATAGCGAGCCCAGCATCTCCGCGAGCCGTTCGAGGGCGCCCTCCCGGGCGGTCCGGACGAGGTCGCGCCCCGTTTCCGTGATCCGCAGGGCGATCCGTCGACGGTCCGCCGGAGAGTCTTCCCGCGTGAGGAGCTTCCGCTCCACCAGGCCATCGATGAGACGGGACATCGCGGGCAGGCTCAGGCCCACCCGCTCCGCGACATCGGACAGGGAGCCGCCGGACCTTCGCTCGAGAAAAGTCAAGACGCGGAACTGGGGCACGGAGATGTTCAGGGAGCGGTGCCGACGCATCTCCGTGCGGATGAACTGCATCACGGGGGGGACCGTTTCGAGGACGTGACCCGCGCAGGCCTTGGGCGAGGACGCGCTCATAGTTGCAGCACGCAACTATTGTGTAGATGAATCTTCTGTAAGAACTTCCCGGGACGGGAAGGTACGCCGCGCTCAGCGCGCGGACGCCCCCGAGAACCCGGTGGTGCTAACCCTACGGGGCGCCCCTCGGCCGGCAGCCGCAGGCCGCTGCGGCCGGGCACGTCGACCATCGCCCCCGCTTGCAGTGCTCGACCCAGATCCGGACCAGCACGCTCTCGAGCCGGGACAGGTCCGATGCAGCGGCCGTTACGCCCTCGAGCCCCAAGCGCCGGGCGGCGCCCATCGCCTCCTCCGAGAGGGGAACCGCGGGTCCCCCGACTCCGCGGAGCTCCCGCAGGAAGATCTGCACGGTCTTCGGGCCAACGCCGTCGATCCTCGTGAGCTCGACTTCGGCCTCCCGGACGGAGGACGCCTGGGTCACAATCCGACGCAGACGGTCTCCATGCAGGGCCGCCGCGATTGCGAGGAGTTTCGTCGCCGTGCTGAAATCGTACCGGACGTAGCCGCCCAGGTCCAGGATCGTCACCAGGCC
This sequence is a window from Thermoplasmata archaeon. Protein-coding genes within it:
- a CDS encoding Lrp/AsnC ligand binding domain-containing protein, with protein sequence MQELQEVPCVQRLIGTTGEYNVIARIGAKDPNALQQSVIREIQKVHGVRRTETRPSLTKA
- a CDS encoding ABC transporter permease, translating into MTLHEPGALPGGLVDEHVRLPGIPGPFVEFPALLRGYVRKTLAIVALEAQKLRHDPTELLTRAVQPALWLVVFGETMTTLGLMKTGYSSYLDFLAPGILAQSVLFVAIFYGIAAIWERDLGIIHKFMVTPTPRTALVLGKALAAGVRALSQVLVIYALAFALGVHVNLNPLALLGVIVIVFLGAALFATFSLIIAALVRTRERFMGIGQLLTMPLFFASSAIYPINIIPTWLQPVASVNPLTYMVDACRILMVTPGIGNYSLGMDFGVLIGFNVVLILLGGRAYRRLVT
- a CDS encoding ATP-binding cassette domain-containing protein yields the protein MTKRFNGLTAVDDFTLSVAEGETFGLLGPNGAGKTTVIKMLATLLPPTSGSATVAGFDIVHRATDVRRSIGYVPQLLSADGSVTGYENLLVFARLYDIPSGEIKARVRDSLDMMGLTDAADRLVRTYSGGMVRRLEIAQSMIHRPRLLFLDEPTVGLDPLAREAVWDHIRTLRDEYRTTILVTTHYMDEAEKLCNRVAVMHLGKMAALGTPAQLEAGVARETGAEHVTLDEVFSHYSGGVMDSGGTFRDAARTRRLARRLG
- a CDS encoding MarR family transcriptional regulator; translated protein: MSASSPKACAGHVLETVPPVMQFIRTEMRRHRSLNISVPQFRVLTFLERRSGGSLSDVAERVGLSLPAMSRLIDGLVERKLLTREDSPADRRRIALRITETGRDLVRTAREGALERLAEMLGSLSGDERARVIESMEILRPLFVPSLTVAVPTGG